The segment CACTTCACCGGCGTGTCATCCTTTGCCGAATGCGCCGTGGTGCCGGATAGCGGGGTAGTCAAGGTTCGCTCCGACGTGCCGTTTGAAGCTGCGGCCCTGGTTGGCTGCGGGGTCATGACCGGGGTGGGCGCGGCGATCAACACGGCCAAGGTTGAGCCCGGCACCAGCGTGGTCGTCATCGGCTGTGGCGGTGTGGGCCTGAACACGGTTCAGGGCGCGGTCCTGGCCGGGGCCGAGAAAATCATCGCGGTGGACCTGAACGCTGCCAAGCTGGAGCTAGCGACCCAGTTCGGGGCGACCCACCGCGTCAACCCCCAAGACGGCGATCCGGTTGATCAGGTGCTCAGCCTGACCGACGGCCTGGGCGCCGACTATGCGTTTGAGGTCATTGGTCGCTCGGACACTGCGGTCCAGGCCTACAATTCGATTCGACCCGGCGGCACCGCGGTGGTCGTGGGTGTGGCCAAACCCGACGATATGCTGACCATCCCGACGGTTTCGCTGTTGCAGGAAAAGACCCTCAAGGGCTCCATCTACGGCTCGGCTCGGCCCAGTGTCGATATGCCCCGCCTGCTCGACCTGTACATGCAGGGCAAGCTCAAGCTCGACGAGCTGGTCTCGCGTCGGATCGGGCTGGAAGACATCAACGCGGCGTTCGACTGGATGGAGCGGGGCGAGGTCGCCCGGAGTGTCATCATGTACTGAGCGATACCCGCCATGGCGCGTACACGATCCACCCCGTCGCAAGACCTCGACTCTCCGGCCCAGCGCGACCAGCTGCCCGTGGTGGCCATTGTCGGGCGGCCCAACGCCGGAAAATCGACCTTTTTCAACCGATTAAGCCATAATCGTAAGGCCGTGGTGCATGCCACCCCGGGGGTGACCCGGGATCGGAACTTTGTGCGTGCGACGTGGCGGGGGCGACAGTTTGTCCTGGTCGATACCGGCGGGATCGACCCGACGGAAACCGCAGGAGTCGTCGGCCGCGTTCAGCACCAGACCCAGCTGGCGATTGACGAAGCGGATGCGCTGATCTTTCTGTTTGACGGCCGCGAGGGCCTCAATCCGGCCGATACCCAGGCCGTAGACCTGCTGCGGCGCAGCCGCAAGCCGGTCTTGTTTGCGGTGAACAAGCTTGACAGTCAAAAACACGCGACACTGGTCAGCGACTTTTTCAGCCTGGGCATCGCGCCCCTGTATCCGATCTCGGCCGCCCACGGCCTGGGCATCGGCGACCTGCTTGACGGGCTGACCCAGGGGTGGGAGCGAGACACTCCGCCTCCAGAGCAGGCTGCCGACACCGCCCTGCCGGTGGCCATTATCGGGCGGCCCAACGTCGGCAAGTCTTCTCTGCTCAACAGACTGGTCGGCTTTGAGCGCTCCATCGTCGATGCGACCCCCGGCACCACCCGGGATGCGGTGGACAGCCTGATTGACTGGCACGGCCGCTCCATCCGGCTGGTCGATACGGCCGGCGTGCGCCGCCGTCCCCGCATTCACGAGCAGATCGAACAGTCCAGCGTGTTGATCGCCCTCAGAGCGATTGAACGGGCCGAGGTGTGCCTGCTGGTCATCGACGCCGAGCAGGGCATGACCGACCAGGATGCGCGGCTGATCCACTATGCCTGGGACCGGGGTCGGGCCGTGGCTCTGGTCGTCAACAAGTGGGATCTGGCCCCACCCGACCGTAAAAACCCGGCCCGCTATGAGGACGGCCTGCGCCGGCAGTTTGCCGTCACCCTGCCCCTGCCCATCGTCTTTGTGTCCGCGCTCACCGGCACCCGGGTCACCAGCCTGCTGCCGCTGATTGAACGGGTGTCCGAGGCGCATGCCACGCACCTCCCGACCGTCCAGTTAAACCGCTGCTTGAAAGAATGGACCGAGCGAACCCCGCCGCCCAGCTATCGGGGCAAAACTCCCCGTTTTTTCTACACTACCCAGGTCTCGGCCAAGCCGCCGGTCATCGCCATCTATACCAGCGCCCCCCAGGCCATACCCAGGGACTATACGCGCTATCTTGAGAATCAGCTCCGCGCACGTTTTCCTCTGACCGGCACCCCGGTCAGACTCAGCTTTCGGACCCGGCGTAAGGAGCGCAAGACCACGCCAGCCTGACACACCAGGACCGGCCCTATTCGATCACAATCCGGTCACTCTCGGGGAGAAAGCACTCGTCCTCATAGTACAGCCCGCCACGCAGGCGACAGTCCTGCTCGCCGAACAACTCATAGCTCGGCTGGTAACACTGTTCCTCGTACGGAAAGCCGCCCCGTTGCTCACACCGACCGGCTGGGGTCAGCGGCGTCTCAATGGACTTTTTGATGTATTGCTCGAAATCGTCCCAGCGCTTAGCCGGAGAAACACAGGCGGATAGCGCCAGGCTTATCCCCACTAATACGCCGAGCGGGCTCCGTCTCATCATCGTTCCTGTATGTAGCGGTTTTTTGTCCCAGACGTTAGTCCGGGGTTTCCCGCCGGTCGATAATCCGGGTCACCAGAGCCAGATCGGCCGGATTATCGACATCAATCGCGCACTCGGCAAAGGGCATCCTGACGACCGCAATACGCGCCCCAATGACCCGCTCGGCGCGTTGTCGGGCGGCCTCGGCGTCCAGTCTGCGCAGGACCAGCCACACAAAATTCCATAGCCCGAAGGTGCTCAGCAGGCGCCACGGACGCTTGCGGAACTGCCCGCTGTGGTGCCAGAAGGCTGCGGCCGACTCGGCGCCTGGGCCGGCGCGCAGGGCAAACAGGTTTGTGCCGCAAAATCGCTCGTCCCGGAACGGAATGAAGCTCCGCTTCGAATCGGGATAGGCGGTGCGGAAACGCGACTCGGCCATGACGCCGACAATCACGTCGGCGTCGCTCGTCCGCGCCGCGTGACAAAAATACTCAAGCATTTCGGTCGTCAGCAGCGGATGATCGGCCGTAGTCACCAGCAACAGGTCTCCGGCGCTGAGTTGCCGGACATAGCCGAGGGCGCTGGCGCTGGGCGAATCCCCCACCGGCGCGAACTGGAGCAGACCGGCCTCGGCCAGTGTCCGCAGCTCGGTGATGGCGTCCAGGCTGCTCGGATCGTCGGTACTGACGACAAACCGCCGCAGCCCGTGCAAGGGCTGAAGACTCCGCAGCACCCACGACAGCATGGGAATACCCCGGATCGGCACCAGCGCCTTGTGGCTACAGCCCGCCGCCTGAGCCAGCGGCTCGTTCGGTCCACGACGGCCTGCCAGCACCAGGACGGTCAGATCGGCTCGGGCCGTTTGCTGGAAAGTGAAACGTGATCTCTTCCTCATCACGAGGTCATCACGTTTCACTTTTGCGTCCTCGGGCATGCGGCTATTGTAATCGCCCGTCCATATTCAACCAGTCCCCTCTTACGATCCTCTCTCACTCCGGCCCTCGCGCCGAGACAACTCACCTCAATAGGGACGGGTTTGAAACCCGCCCCTACCGCTGTGTCCCAGCTTGACGCTGGATTGACCGCCCCATAGGCTATGGGACGCACCGAGACAAGGTCATGCGCATTTGGATTGACGCCACAGATATGCGCAGTCAACTGCGCGTGTTCGGGATGAGCCTCCTCGAACGTCAGCTCCAGGCAATCAGCCGAGCCGAGCTGGATCGGCCCGAGGTGTGTGTCGTCCTGCCCAAAGACACCCCGCCTCCCCGCCTGCCCGACCTCGGCCGTCTCGCCGTGCGCTGGGAGCGGACGACCGGCTCGGTGCAAGACCAGCTCGCCGCAGCTGTCGCCAGGGCGGACGGCGAAGCGCTCATCGCGACCGAGGGCCACGCCATTATTGACGCCCGCCTGCTGGACCATGTGGCGCAGCGTCCGGGTTCGTATGCGGCCATGGGCGGCGAGGGGGAGGCGCGCACTGCCCTGCTGCGCCTTGAACACGAGGTTCCGACCGAACCCATGCCCGAAGCCCGGCTTACAGCCCTGGCCCAGCACTACCTCGCCTGCGGCACACTCTCTGAGCTGTCCCTGGCCGAGGTTCCGTCGTACATCCCCAAGCTGCGTCGGGATCTGCCGCTCTACCTGTTTGGCATCACCGATTCGACCAGCCGAGACGCGGCCGAGCGCTTTCTGTTCTGGTCAAACTACAAAGGCTCGACCGATTTTTTCACCAAATACGTTTACCCGCCCCTGGTGTGGCTGATGGTCCGGCCCCTGGCCCGCTGGCGGGTCCACCCGAACAGCGTCACCCTGGTCAGCATCGTTCTCACCCTGGCTGCGATCCCGCTGTTCGGCCTGGGCTCCTGGGTCAGCGGCTTTGTGTGCGCCTACGCCATGAGCGTACTGGACTCGGTTGACGGCAAGCTGGCGCGGCTCACCTTTCGTTCTTCGCGTCTGGGCGACTGGCTGGATCACGGCCTGGATATTGTCCACCCGCCGCTGTGGTATGCGGCCTGGGCCTGGGGGCTGAGCCAGGCAGACCTTGACTCGGCGGTGTTTCAGGCTGCGCTGTGGATAACCGGGGTGTATATCCTGGATCGTATTGTGGCCGGCGTGTTCAGCTGGCGGCACGGCCGCTCGATTCACGGCTATACCCGGCTGGACGAGATCATGCGTACGTTCATCTCGCGTCGCAACATCAACCTGCCCCTGTTCATGGTCGGCCTGCTGGTCGGCCTGCCGATTCCGATTTTTTATCTGATTGTGGCCTGGCAAGTGGCCTCGTTCGTCTTCCACGCCGACCGGCTGGTGCGTTTTTGGAACGCCCGGCCCACCGGTCCGCTGGCCGAGCTGGCGGCGAAGAAGCGCGGCTGACACACCGCAATCCGCCGAGACACCGCCATGCACCTGCTGCTTGTCTTTGCCCGGACCTATCCCTACCCCAGCGCGCTGGTGCTGGGCTGTCTCCTCGTGTCTGCCGTGTTTGAAGGCATCGGATTTTCCAGTCTGCTGCCGCTGCTGAGCATGACGGTCACGGATCAGACCGCCGCCGGGACGGATGAGCCGCCGGCCTGGCTTGAACAGCAGGTCAGCAACGGGTTGGCGATTTTTGGCTTACAGCCCCATCTCGGGACGCTGTGTCTGGTCATTGTCGGCGGCCTCGGCCTCAAGGCGGTCTTTGTCCTGATCGCCCAGCGACAGGTCGGCTATACCGTCGCCCATGTGGCAACCGACCTGCGCCTGTCCCTGCTGCGCTCGCTGCTGGCCGCCCGCTGGGAGTATTACACCCGCCAGCCGGTCGGGGGGTTTGCCAACGCCTTTGCCACCGAAGCGACCCGGGCGGCTGAGGCGTATCTGTTTGGCGCGACGATCATCTCGCTCAGCATCCAGACCGCGCTATATACCGGCTTGGCGTTTGCCGTGTCATGGCGGGCCAGCCTGGCCGCAGCCGGCTTTGGCCTAGTGCTTGTTGTGGTGCTGAGCCGCCTGGTCCGCATGTCGCGTCGGGCCGGTGCGCGCCAGACCCAACTCCTCAAGATCCTCCTGGAACGCTTGACCGATGTCTTGTCTGCGGTCAAACCGCTCAAGGCCATGGCCCGTGAGACGCTCACCGCCCCTCTGCTGGAAAAAGGCACCCAACGCCTGAACAAGGCGCTGCGCCGCGAGGTCCTGAGCCGGGAAGCCCTGCGCGCCCTGCAAGAGCCCCTGGTCATGGCCGCTCTGGTCGGTGGCCTGTACCTGGCGCTAAGTCGCTGGTCCCTGTCTCTGGACCGGCTTGTCGTCCTGGCCGTGCTGTTTGAGCGCACCTTTCGCAGCCTGGGCAGAGTCCAGCGCCAGTATCAACGCCTGGTCGCCCGAGAGAGCGCCTATTG is part of the Desulfurellaceae bacterium genome and harbors:
- a CDS encoding zinc-binding dehydrogenase, whose amino-acid sequence is HFTGVSSFAECAVVPDSGVVKVRSDVPFEAAALVGCGVMTGVGAAINTAKVEPGTSVVVIGCGGVGLNTVQGAVLAGAEKIIAVDLNAAKLELATQFGATHRVNPQDGDPVDQVLSLTDGLGADYAFEVIGRSDTAVQAYNSIRPGGTAVVVGVAKPDDMLTIPTVSLLQEKTLKGSIYGSARPSVDMPRLLDLYMQGKLKLDELVSRRIGLEDINAAFDWMERGEVARSVIMY
- the der gene encoding ribosome biogenesis GTPase Der, whose protein sequence is MARTRSTPSQDLDSPAQRDQLPVVAIVGRPNAGKSTFFNRLSHNRKAVVHATPGVTRDRNFVRATWRGRQFVLVDTGGIDPTETAGVVGRVQHQTQLAIDEADALIFLFDGREGLNPADTQAVDLLRRSRKPVLFAVNKLDSQKHATLVSDFFSLGIAPLYPISAAHGLGIGDLLDGLTQGWERDTPPPEQAADTALPVAIIGRPNVGKSSLLNRLVGFERSIVDATPGTTRDAVDSLIDWHGRSIRLVDTAGVRRRPRIHEQIEQSSVLIALRAIERAEVCLLVIDAEQGMTDQDARLIHYAWDRGRAVALVVNKWDLAPPDRKNPARYEDGLRRQFAVTLPLPIVFVSALTGTRVTSLLPLIERVSEAHATHLPTVQLNRCLKEWTERTPPPSYRGKTPRFFYTTQVSAKPPVIAIYTSAPQAIPRDYTRYLENQLRARFPLTGTPVRLSFRTRRKERKTTPA
- a CDS encoding nucleotidyltransferase family protein; translated protein: MRKRSRFTFQQTARADLTVLVLAGRRGPNEPLAQAAGCSHKALVPIRGIPMLSWVLRSLQPLHGLRRFVVSTDDPSSLDAITELRTLAEAGLLQFAPVGDSPSASALGYVRQLSAGDLLLVTTADHPLLTTEMLEYFCHAARTSDADVIVGVMAESRFRTAYPDSKRSFIPFRDERFCGTNLFALRAGPGAESAAAFWHHSGQFRKRPWRLLSTFGLWNFVWLVLRRLDAEAARQRAERVIGARIAVVRMPFAECAIDVDNPADLALVTRIIDRRETPD
- a CDS encoding CDP-alcohol phosphatidyltransferase family protein; its protein translation is MRIWIDATDMRSQLRVFGMSLLERQLQAISRAELDRPEVCVVLPKDTPPPRLPDLGRLAVRWERTTGSVQDQLAAAVARADGEALIATEGHAIIDARLLDHVAQRPGSYAAMGGEGEARTALLRLEHEVPTEPMPEARLTALAQHYLACGTLSELSLAEVPSYIPKLRRDLPLYLFGITDSTSRDAAERFLFWSNYKGSTDFFTKYVYPPLVWLMVRPLARWRVHPNSVTLVSIVLTLAAIPLFGLGSWVSGFVCAYAMSVLDSVDGKLARLTFRSSRLGDWLDHGLDIVHPPLWYAAWAWGLSQADLDSAVFQAALWITGVYILDRIVAGVFSWRHGRSIHGYTRLDEIMRTFISRRNINLPLFMVGLLVGLPIPIFYLIVAWQVASFVFHADRLVRFWNARPTGPLAELAAKKRG
- a CDS encoding ABC transporter ATP-binding protein; translated protein: MHLLLVFARTYPYPSALVLGCLLVSAVFEGIGFSSLLPLLSMTVTDQTAAGTDEPPAWLEQQVSNGLAIFGLQPHLGTLCLVIVGGLGLKAVFVLIAQRQVGYTVAHVATDLRLSLLRSLLAARWEYYTRQPVGGFANAFATEATRAAEAYLFGATIISLSIQTALYTGLAFAVSWRASLAAAGFGLVLVVVLSRLVRMSRRAGARQTQLLKILLERLTDVLSAVKPLKAMARETLTAPLLEKGTQRLNKALRREVLSREALRALQEPLVMAALVGGLYLALSRWSLSLDRLVVLAVLFERTFRSLGRVQRQYQRLVARESAYWSLRDRIDQAQTQREALRPTQAPVPRLSRALRFEEVSLAYGDQTILDTVSLSIPAGRLTTLIGPSGAGKTSTVDLIVGLVQPQSGAIWIDDTRLDQTSLHAWRRAVGYVPQETLLLHDSVLMNVTLGDPSLSRNDAEAALRAAEAWEFVVGLADGLDTPVGERGSRLSGGQRQRIAIARALVHQPQLVILDEATTALDPDTEAAICATVQHLRGHTTLLAISHQPALLEAADQVYRLAGGRMEQLSQGLEHRHEAQA